The following coding sequences lie in one Ostrea edulis chromosome 8, xbOstEdul1.1, whole genome shotgun sequence genomic window:
- the LOC125662924 gene encoding multiple epidermal growth factor-like domains protein 10: MAIVGRMMSYSGKTKKRLLIIDKTFCLENTLPPSFPLLHCCSRPECRGISHKRSLNLSRKNGTVVSQSSTYQVALPVRRAIDGNKGQTYEECSHTALGQSIAWFQVDLGGEYSLKSVTIYYRNETNWPPYRFRQFYLDVSNGSAGSTITLTSQRKRCYKDNITAPATPPAVIDIPCKETARYVIVETTYDAPEDNILKETGPVLEICEIEVYGCSVGRYGESCSPCQGCSTCDIISGACPCSDTCVNAACNPSNGYCTEGCITEYWGNTCKSQCSQHCIGNMCEQGNGTCTNDCAEFRYGYTCEHQCSPQCSPRTCDRVTGACSDCNAGYHGLFCNITCSPYCKSGTCDAHNGHCIGGCKANWTGNLCDKCGVYFFGPNCSNACSVYCKGNLCNNVTGSCTDGCEIGYYKDKCKWTCNPGCKNGCNKNSGSCDNGCIDGKYGNECYDVCSVGCISNCERMTGNCMCKRGWQGEKCRECSPTFYGPSCEEECSPHCYNGTCYVNNGSCIDGCTRDYTGDKCTQGLYETSPEDHGTAIGAGVGTSIFVVIVVVVGVVTLRLRRKRNDSSKAQKDERKESKITYEKERTNANRQDHSLPGKDHSLPDSHVHLGKRPENLETQEIGLYEIMDSGNEDSKTYENDANAKSVTPVTNTSNDASEENGNVYLVINESQLNSSHYDELHVQN; encoded by the exons ATGGCAATAGTGGGGAGAATGATGTCCTACAGCGGAAAAACGAAAAAGAGG CTTCTTATTATCGATAAAACGTTTTGTTTGGAAAACACACTTCCTCCTTCCTTCCCGTTACTCCATTGTTGCTCTCGTCCTGAATGCCGAGGAATATCGCACAAGAGATCAC TAAACCTAAGCAGAAAAAATGGAACAGTAGTTTCTCAAAGCTCCACATACCAGGTGGCATTACCAGTGAGAAGAGCCATTGATGGAAATAAAGGCCAGACATACGAAGAGTGTTCACACACAGCTCTGGGACAGTCCATAGCTTGGTTCCAAGTGGACCTTGGGGGCGAATATAGTTTGAAATCTGTGACAATATACTACAGAAATGAGA CTAATTGGCCTCCATATCGATTTCGGCAGTTCTACTTAGATGTATCAAACGGATCGGCGGGCTCCACTATAACCTTAACGTCACAGAGGAAACGCTGTTACAAGGACAACATAACCGCCCCGGCCACGCCTCCAGCCGTGATTGACATTCCTTGTAAAGAGACGGCGAGATACGTCATCGTGGAGACCACGTATGATGCCCCCGAAGATAATATCTTGAAAGAGACTGGACCTGTGCTAGAGATTTGTGAGATAGAAGTGTATG GCTGCAGTGTAGGGAGATATGGAGAATCATGTTCACCTTGTCAGGGTTGTTCAACATGTGACATCATTAGTGGGGCGTGTC CTTGTAGTGATACCTGTGTAAATGCTGCATGCAATCCATCTAATGGATACTGCACCGAGGGCTGTATCACGGAGTACTGGGGAAACACGTGTAAGTCACAGTGTAGCCAACACTGCATAGGAAACATGTGTGAACAAGGAAACGGAACATGTACTAATGACTGTGCTGAGTTTCGTTATGGATACACATGTGAACACCAGTGTAGTCCCCAGTGTAGTCCCCGGACTTGTGACAGGGTCACTGGAGCGTGTAGTGACTGTAATGCTGGGTATCACGGTCTATTCTGTAACATAACATGCAGTCCTTACTGTAAGTCAGGAACATGTGATGCACACAACGGACATTGCATTGGTGGCTGTAAAGCAAACTGGACAGGAAATCTCTGTGACA AGTGTGGCGTATATTTCTTTGGACCCAATTGCTCAAATGCATGTAGCGTATATTGTAAAGGGAACCTGTGTAATAATGTAACTGGTTCATGCACTGATGGTTGCGAAATAGGATATTACAAAGATAAATGTAAGTGGACATGCAACCCAGGCTGTAAAAACGGATGTAACAAGAATTCTGGTAGTTGTGATAATGGCTGTATCGATGGAAAATATGGAAACGAATGTTACGATGTTTGCAGCGTTGGCTGTATTTCAAACTGTGAGCGCATGACAGGGAATTGTATGTGTAAAAGGGGATGGCAAGGAGAAAAATGTAGAG aatgcAGTCCAACCTTCTACGGCCCGTCCTGTGAGGAGGAGTGTAGTCCTCATTGTTATAATGGGACGTGTTACGTAAACAATGGGTCCTGTATTGACGGGTGTACTAGAGACTATACGGGCGATAAATGTACACAAG GTCTGTATGAGACTTCACCAGAAGATCACGGAACCGCCATTGGCGCCGGAGTGGGAACGAGCATCTTTGTTGTAATTGTAGTAGTTGTCGGAGTCGTTACACTCAG ACtgagaagaaaaagaaatgacAGTTCCAAAGCACAAAAAGATGAAAGAAAAGAAAGCAAAATTACGTATG AAAAAGAACGCACAAATGCAAATCGTCAAGATCATTCACTTCCGGGTAAAGACCATTCACTTCCGGATTCACATGTGCATTTAGGAAAAAGACCAGAAAACCTAGAGACACAGGAAATTGGATTATATGAAATCATGGACAGTGGTAATGAAGATAGCAAAACATACGAGAATGATGCAAATGCAAAAAGTGTTACCCCAGTCACAAATACCAGCAATGATGCATCAGAAGAAAATGGAAATGTGTATCTGGTAATCAATGAAAGCCAACTAAACAGTTCTCATTATGATGAACTTCATGTTCAGAATTAA